CTCACCGGGAGGCCTTGGGAAGCCGAGCAGGGGGGTGTCCGCGGTGGAGGCGTGCTGAGGAGGCCGGGGGGAGGCTCTGGGCGTTGGGAACCTGGGCGGgtgagctgagggtgctggtctCGGGGCTCCGGGGTAGTGCTGGAGTCGTGGCAGCTCGGCTGCGGGGAACCGCATGGGGATAAGGGAGTGCGGGGTGTGTAGaggagagctggaagggaatgggggggggggggggggggggttgaggATGCGGGCGTGGTGGTGTTGTGGGAGCCTGGGAAACCGCGTGTGGGGAGCAGCGAGGTGGGCTGAGAGGGCGGAGAAGGGTTGGAGGAGAAACAGCCATAGCGCACTGTGAGGGCCTAAGAGGTGGGTTGTGGTGTGGAGGAGAGTTAGTGAAGGTGTTCGGGGGAGCTGGGTGTGCCATGTGggaaggagaggctgtggagaggtggATGAGGGAGTGTTCAGGGAAACGGGTCCCTGACGGCGCTCAGGAGCTGGACAGAGCTGAGAAGGGATAAGGGATAGGATGTTGGAAAGGAGGCAGCCCCAGActaaggaaaaggagaaagatcaAAGAGGACCTAACCGGGTTACTgggagcagagtggagcagaagagaagagaccCCCTTACATATCTTCCTTCTCTATATTGCAGTAGGGAGGATTTATTCCTTCCCTGCAGTAGGGATGTGAGGTAAAGCGAGAAGTGAACAAAGCCCCATTATGGGGGTGGGGCCCTGTACGCTTGTGGGGAAGGTGCTGACAATTACACTGATCCCAGGACCCAGGTCTCATCCCTTACAGCGTGGGCTTGCTTGGGGCATCAGAGCTCTTTTCTGCCCGGGTGTaggtggggctgtgagcagtgaTCCTAGACGGAAGGCAGGGGTGGTGCTGGGCTCCGAGGTGCCATCTGCCAGTCTcaatcccttttcctttttccagcGCTCTCAGCAGCTGAAGCGTTCAGCATGGCTGGCCCAGGCACCACACCGCTTGAACTCTGGCCTGCCCATGAATATTGGGGTGCTCTTTgtgccacagcaggaggcttGGGTGGTGGAGAGGATGGGCAAGTTCCACCGAATCCTTGAGCCTGTAAGgagctgcttttctctccttctggATTCAGCAGGTTCTTAAAGCTGTAGCAAAATGTGTTCTTTGCCTGaggaatgtggggcaggctgtggatgtagtctagctggacttcagcaaagcctttgacactgtctgccacaagaagctcctagccaagctggcaactcatggtttggacagattcactctgtgctggatcaagaactggcaggatggcagagcccagagagtagtggtgaatggtgccacatccagttggcagctggcactagtggtgttccccaaggatcagtgctgggcccagtcctgttcaatatctttattgatcatctggacgaggggattgagtccagcatcagtaagtttgtaggtggcaccaagctaggagcaggtgtggatctgttggaaggtaggagagccctgcagagggacctggccaggctggatgattgaacaaggccaagtgcagggttctgcattctGGTCACAAcacccccaagcagcactacaggctggggactgagtggctggagagcagccaggaggaaagggacctgggggtactggtagatagtagctgaagatgaggcagcagtgtgcccaggtggccaagagagccaatggcatcctggcctgcatcaggaacagtgtggccagtaggacaagggaggttattcttgccctgtcctcagcactggtcaggccacaccttcagtgctgtgtccagttctgggctcctcaattcaagagagatgttgaggtgctggaatgtgtccagagaagggcaacaaggctggtgaggggcctggaacacaaaccctatgaggagtggctgaaggagctggggttgtttagcctggagaagaggaggctcaggggtgacctcattgctgtctccaactacctgaagggaggctgtagccaggtggggattggcctcttctgccaggcaaccagcaacagaacaaggggacacagtctcaagttgtgctgggggaaagtctaggctggatgttaggaggaagttgttggcagagagagtgattggcattggaatgggctgcccagggaggtggtggagtcaccgtccctggaggtgttgaaacaaagcctggatgaggcacttagtgccatggtctagttggctggctagggctgggtgctaggttggactggatgatgttggaggtctcttccaacctggttgattctatgattctgatccTGCCCTTTTCCCAGGGTTTGAACTTCCTCATCCCTCTACTGGATCGGATTCGTTATGTGCAGAGTCTCAAAGAAATTGTCATTAATGTCCCAGAACAGTCAGCTGTCACCCTAGGTAAGGAGCAGCTTCTGTGTCCTGGCCCTGCCCTACTGCTGCGTCTGGGATGAGCAAGGGACAGCATGGGGAAGAGTGGAAGTGCGCTCAGCTCTGTCCCTGGTGACTCAggcttgcctgtgctcctggtgctgtgagcagagacatcccaTGAGAACACTCCTGCCTTCTCAggcctgcagctgccctttCTTTGTGGGTTGAACACACCTGGGCAGGACTCCTTTTCACACGTGTTTCTGTGTTGAACCACAAAAATAATCTGTGTTTCTTCAAAAATTATTTTAGATCAGGTCAGTGGGCAGCTCTGTTACAGTTCTAGTATTAGGCTTTTTAGTTTTTTTGACTTCTGTAGATCTCCATAAATAAAGGTAACTACAGTGTGAATTGTTTTGGTCTGGAAATCTGAGGCTTCTTGAGTATTGAATTGTCACCCCGTGGTGTTTTCCAGGGAATATCAAGGTTGTTTTTACAAACCCTTTTACATAAGCAGATCCTTTTCAGCCAGTCTCTGTTCTGTGCCACGCTGCTCATAACCAAGCAGAAAGGGAGTGAGTCTGCCAAGTTCTACTAGTTCTGGTATGGGAGAGAGGATTGCTCTGTTCTGTCTGTGCTGCCTCAGTGAATGGGATGTGTTAATCTCTCCTGCAGATAATGTTACCCTACAGATTGATGGTGTGCTCTACCTGCGGGTTATGGACCCTTACAAGGTActgtccctgctgtgctgaTGCTCTGAGCCAGACTTGCAGCCTCTGTGACTGTGCTTGCCAGAGTTCCCATGTACTGCTCAGCCATTCACCTTGgcagccccctgggcactgcttgtctggctctgctggctcccTTGTCCTTGCAACACATTTCAGCCTCTGTGCTCCTTGCTGTGCCCTGCGAggtggctgggctgggcaccTCAATCGCTCCAAGGCCCTAAGGCTCTCTTTTTCACTGGCAGGGGTGTTTCTGTGACAAGTTTCTCATCATTATGCTATGTTTGCACATCCTGCCTCATTTTGGCTCCCTCTTGGCACAGCCATTGACTGTCTTTTaacttctgttctccaggccagCTATGGGGTGGAAGATCCTGAGTATGCAGTAACTCAGCTGGCCCAGACCACTATGAGATCGGAGCTTGGGAAACTCTCCCTTGACAGAGTTTTCCGGGTGAGCTGGGGAAGTGGATTACAGAGCTGCTGGTATTGCTTGAAACTCTGGAGCAGTCTACACAGCCAGCTCCACTTAACAGAAAAATGCCCTTTGCTTAGAGGGCCTCTGGCTTCTATTTCAGTTGACCTATTCCTGAATGCTTGGAGGTGGATCTTgtttcagttgtttttttttttttaactggaacTGTTTTTCAGTCTGCCTTGGGTTTGTTGGGAAGACTGATGGGTGGTGTGTGTCCAGACCCAGCTGGTCCAGCTGCATTTTCTTTCAATTCCAGGTTGGGGCACTACCCTCTCTAGGAGATAGTGACTCCTTCAAGTGATGCAGGAAGCACTTGAGGCCTTGCCTCACGTCTGTGGAGACAAGTTTTTCTGGCTGATCTTCACCCCTAAGTGGGGTGTCTGTTTTCCTTCTCACCTCTGCTTCATGCTAAGTGCTTGTTCTTAAGTCTCTGCTATTTCTTTTTTGCCACTCAGGAGCGGGAGTCCCTCAATGCCAGCATTGTGGATGCCATCAACCAGGCTTCAGACTGCTGGGGCATTCGATGCCTGCGCTATGAGATCAAGGACATCCATGTACCCCCCCGTGTGAAGGAATCCATGCAAATGCAGGTTTGATTCTCTGGTAGAACAGAAACTTCTTGCCTTTTGAAAGTGatagagcagtggaacaggctgctcagggagattgtggagtctcctctgaagataCTCAGTATCCACCTGGACTTGATCCTGTATGACCTGatttgggtgaccctgctttagcagggtggtTAGACTAGGTGAtatctagaggtcccttccaaccccttccattctgtgacactgtgattctcTGAGAGGGCAGTCTGGAACAAGAGGGAAGTCTGCTTGAATGCTCCACTGCTGTTATCGGtccagagctggcagggctggccccTCCTGTGGTGAGGGAAGCCCACTGGCACTTCAGCTGCAAACAAGGTTACTGAATCGGTAATTCCAATCCTTATTTCAGTGGTGGTGGCTCCTGCCTGGTACAGGCaagccctgcctgcttcctttAAAAGCCCCATCAAGCTCCATCAGAAGCAAATCCCAGATCTGAAGATCTACCCTTGATAAAAGTCAGGTGGCAGatctccaggctggagaaggaggagagtgggaaggaagctATCCAGTTAGGtgtgggctgggctgcagggggctgttGAGAAGCAGAACCAGCCTTCATCAGGGGTCCTGCCATGTTTTGTAGCTGTGTACTCATCTTTGGCTAAGCCGTGCCTGCCAAAGTGAGACACAGGAGTGTCCTCTCCCTGCGTTTGCTCCCTGGCTGGGATTTCCACAGTGCAGGCCTGGCAGGCTGGTGTCTGACCTGTGTTTGCAGGTGGAGGCAGAGCGACGGAAGCGTGCAACAGTGCTGGAGTCAGAGGGGACACGGGAATCGGCTATCAATGTGGCTGAGGGACAGAAGCAGGCCCAGATCCTGGCTTCAGAAGCTGAGAAGGCTGAACAAATCAACAAAGCTGCTGGTAGTGCCTTGAATTAGAACACCTGAGTCCTGGGGGATTTGTAGCCCTCTGCACTGAGGGGTggtcctgctggggagcagactgcattgctgtgtgtgtgccaggctTCCTCAGCCTTGTTGATCCTTCCTTGCTGGGCATCTTGACCTGAGCCAGCTCGTGTTGCTGCCTAGCCACCTGGCACAACAGGAGATTGCCATGCTGCTGTTGGGGAAAAGGCTTCACATGTGTGAAATTTTCTGAGTTTGCTCCTTGCGAGTGTTTTGTGGCAGTTCTGATGCATGTTCTGCTGTGGCATGTTGCAGGAGAAGCCAACGCCATGCTGGTCAAGGCCAGAGCTAAGGCAGAGGCcattcagctcctggcagctgcactggcacagcaggTGAGTGACAGCTCTTTGGGGCAGCCACTGCTTTGGCACTGGCACCAAGGGAGGTGAAATCATGTCTAAAGTGGCACCTGACTTTCTTTTGAATactcttcagcatcttcagcagcactgagtgTTGCTGTGGTGGGGACTGTGACTAGCTAGGGTGGGCTGGGAAAAGGGACATGGAGGAGCTCTTGGTGGTACATgacctggtgaggggcctggagcacaaatcctatgaggagaggttgagagagctgggggtgtttagcctggagaagaggagtctcaggggtgatcttattactgtctacaactacctgaaggggcattgtagccaggtggggggtggcctcttctcccaggcaaccagcaatagaacaaggggacacagtctcaagttgtgccagggtaggtataggctggatattaggaagaagttcttcactcagagagagtgatttcccattggaatgggctgcccagggaggtggaggaggcaccgtccctggaggtgttcaagaaaagcctggatgaggcacttagtgccatggtctagttgattggctagggctgggtgctaggttggactggatgatcttggaggtctcttccaacctggttgattctatgattctatgacctgctgctgagcctcagcCCTCTCTGTGTCCCACAgcatggcagtgctgctgcctctctctctgtggcAGAGCAGTATGTGAATGCCTTCTCCAAGCTTGCCAAAGACTCCAAcacccttctgctgcctgccaacACTGGTGATGTCACCAACATGGTAGCACAGGTCAGTGTTTTTGGCAGTATTCCGACATCTTGCCTGGGGGAGGTAAAGGTGGCAGCTCGGTGGAGCCTAACTCTTTCCAATCCTCCTCCCTGTCTCATTCCCTCCAGGCCCTGGGTATCTACTCCACGCTGACCAAACCACAAGCTGTGAAGACCCAGGATGAGATGCCTACAACCCGTGAGGATCCCCAGCCTACCCCCACAGAGATGTTTAAGGCAGAAGAGTCGAGCTCCAGTTAGCAGAGTGGGAAGGGTCTGCACCCTTACCCCGGGGCTGCTGAGCAATGGCAGTCCTGAGTTAGAtgctcctctttttccttcgGTCCTTATTTTGTATTTGGATTTAAATCATGTAATAAATGGTACcggtgctgctgcagttcctgGTGCTGGGCGCCCCAACCCATGACGCCTTTCTACCACCAGAGGGACACCGTTGTTGCTGAGcgggctgctgccaggggcacaAAAGACTCCGGGTGGAAAATTACCTGTCTCAGCTCCaaatactgttttttttttttttcccaatcaaAATGATTGGATTTTCTATAAACCAAGAGTGAGTAATTTTAACCTCAGCCATAGTCTCAGTCTGCTCAATCCATAGAATTAGATAAGGAAGCTAAAACAGCTTAGCATtagaaaaaaagttaaaatgcATCTGAGGCTGTAATACAAAACTTaagtgcctgggagaagctgaTGAAAATTTTGCATGCATCTATTTCATGACATCCTTTTCAACCTGATTATTAGATTAGACTATTATGAGGAAATAATCTCTCTACTGAAGTTTATATTCTTTGTCTTTCCATTTATCTTGGAGTTTGCTCATTTTCAGTCTTTTCACTGAAACCATTCTTTCTATGTGGGACTCGTCTCCCAGCGTGGGAACCCAGGTTTAGGGACTCGATTTCTGTCATCAACTCCGTGAGTGAGGGCAGGCCCTCTTTAGTGCGCTCGTCGTGGCGTGCACCACAGGGAGGGGAACGCCTGCGGCGGTTAATGAATCGGTTaattaaagcaaagcctgcgcagacctgggtgtgctgggaCGTCTCCTCGCCCCGCCGCAGCCTCCGGCCCGCCAGGTGGCGCTGTGACTCGCGGCTCTGCCCCCGGCCGGCGGTCACCACGCACGGCGCTTCCGGGGCCGGTCAGGGGGCGGCTCTCGCCCGGCCGGGGCGTCCGCAGGTAGGGTGAGAGGGGAGCGGTGGGGCTGGGAGCGGGGCGcgggtggccaggaggaggccgGGTGGCGGATGGGGATGTCGGGAGTGAGGCACTTTGAGGGAAGCCCAGGTGCTAGGTGGGTCAGGAGCAGAGTCAGGGAGCCAGGTGGCGGTTGAATGGTGCCGGGGGTCACAGGAGGCGGCTTGGAGTGTAAGGTGGCGGCCGCGGGGTCGCGGTGCTGCCTGATGCCTGAgggtgccagggaagggctgggggcCTGTGAGGCAtgttgggggtgctgagaggaGCCAGGAGTGCTAGGGAGCGGTTAGGCGTCCCAAGCAGGGGCTAAGGGTCCCTGAGCGCAGCTAAGTGTGCCAGAGGGGACCCGAGGGTGCCGGGAGCCGCCGGGCAATGCTGGGAAGCTGGAAAGGAACCAGAGTTCGCCGTGGTGCGGGTACAAGGAGGTGTGGTGCGTGGAGTGGTTACCAGAGCGTAGGTTGGGACCGGGTAAAGTCAAGtcagggcagtggctgtggaGTATCGGAGAAGAGACAGGTGTGAGGTATGTTGGGGTGCAGGGCAGCGGCCAATggggtgccctggcagggggcagTGCCTGGCCCAAGTGGGCCTCAGTGTGCTACAGGAGGCTGAACCTGTCTGTCCTTTGCCCTAGGATGCAGCGGTGGCCGGTGCTGCTCTTCCTGGCCTGGGTCTGCGTTCTTTTTTGTGCTGGTATTGGGCTCTTCATGAGTGGCTTCTTGCTCACCCGAATtgagcttgccagcagcagttcCTGCTCAGACCCACTTGTACCACCACCCTGGGAGAGGCAGAGCCTCCCGccaggctcctgctgggcaccccAGCGCTTTTCCAAGGCCGTGCTGGTCATTGTTGATGCCCTCCGTTTTGAGTTTGCCCACTTTAACCCAGACAAGGCCAGCCCCCTGCCCTATGAGAACAAGCTGAGCTTCCTGCACCACCTCACAACCTCCCAGCCCCGCCATGCCCGTCTGTACCGCTTCCGAGCTGATGCTCCCACTGCCACCATGCAGCGCATCAAGGGCCTCACCACCGGCTCCCTGCCCACTTTCATTGACGTGGGCAGCAACTTTGCCACCTATGCCATCGAGGAGGAcaacctgctggcacagctggtgcAGAACGGTAGGTGGATAGGGGCAGTGTCCTGCTGGGACAGGCTACATGCAAGATACTGGTCAGCACTCATGCGGGACCTCTGTTCCTTTCTCCCTGGGAAAGGAGCTGCTTATAACATCTCCACCCTGCCAACTAATTCTTTTGCCTTACTCAGATGACAGTTGTCTCAGGTAAAGCTGTTGTGCaggtaggattttttttcccccatcttctGGGATTAAGAAGTAGCTGAGACCATGACTTCATCAAAGATGAGAAGAAAGCAGGTGAAAGTTACTGTATTGATGGTGACTGTCACAAGGTCACCTTTAAGAGTAGCTGAATCAAGTCAAGGGCAGTCATGTTGTATTTGCACTCAGGTGTGGCTTGgtgacaggagctgctgccaggtaTGCTGTGGGGGAGTCACTCAGGCAACAGGCCTGCTtggccagctgcctgctgctgttaagTGGAAGCTTCAGCACATTTTCTGGGTAGTGGGGTGCTTGTTGGGTAGTGCTTAACGCAGCTGTAATGGCCTTGATAGCATGAGATGGTAGAATACAGAGAATGGGAAAGGATACAGTTTTGTGTTACCCAGAGAGATTAAGGGCTCAGAGTAGCACAAGTTTTTTGGATGAGATGGTGTGACTGAGTTGTCAGCTCCCCTGTGCAAGGTGGGAAAACAGTAAATCATCCAAATCTGCACTGGTACACTGCAgaccagagcagcagccttggaGGAATGATTCCTGATGGAGAGTCTGTGCAGACCCAGAGAGCTTGCTGGTGGCAGACTGGGGAAGCAAGTGAGGGCAGTGTGAAAGCATCAGTGCATGTGAAGCATGTGTTTAAAGCCCAGATCTTAGAGTTTCTACTCCACTCCTGTTAGCAGCCATGTGCTTTACAGGCATGCTCTGCCTTCCCAAGTGCTGTGGTAGAGTGGGTGGGTAGCTGCCTACTTTCTGGCCTCTTGTAATCCATGGCTTTTTCTGCTGGGGGTCCGTGTTGAAGGTCAGCAATAAGTCATGACGTTGAGCAGGTGGATTTGGTGTGTAGGGCACTTAGAGACCTCAGAACAAGGCTGGTCACTCCCTGTATTCAAACTCATTTACAGCCAGGTGGTTATTTTAA
Above is a window of Pogoniulus pusillus isolate bPogPus1 chromosome Z, bPogPus1.pri, whole genome shotgun sequence DNA encoding:
- the STOML2 gene encoding stomatin-like protein 2, mitochondrial is translated as MLARAGLRAGPGLRLLQRSQQLKRSAWLAQAPHRLNSGLPMNIGVLFVPQQEAWVVERMGKFHRILEPGLNFLIPLLDRIRYVQSLKEIVINVPEQSAVTLDNVTLQIDGVLYLRVMDPYKASYGVEDPEYAVTQLAQTTMRSELGKLSLDRVFRERESLNASIVDAINQASDCWGIRCLRYEIKDIHVPPRVKESMQMQVEAERRKRATVLESEGTRESAINVAEGQKQAQILASEAEKAEQINKAAGEANAMLVKARAKAEAIQLLAAALAQQHGSAAASLSVAEQYVNAFSKLAKDSNTLLLPANTGDVTNMVAQALGIYSTLTKPQAVKTQDEMPTTREDPQPTPTEMFKAEESSSS